A region from the Lutra lutra chromosome 1, mLutLut1.2, whole genome shotgun sequence genome encodes:
- the TUBB4A gene encoding tubulin beta-4A chain produces MREIVHLQAGQCGNQIGAKFWEVISDEHGIDPTGTYHGDSDLQLERINVYYNEATGGNYVPRAVLVDLEPGTMDSVRSGPFGQIFRPDNFVFGQSGAGNNWAKGHYTEGAELVDAVLDVVRKEAESCDCLQGFQLTHSLGGGTGSGMGTLLISKIREEFPDRIMNTFSVVPSPKVSDTVVEPYNATLSVHQLVENTDETYCIDNEALYDICFRTLKLTTPTYGDLNHLVSATMSGVTTCLRFPGQLNADLRKLAVNMVPFPRLHFFMPGFAPLTSRGSQQYRALTVPELTQQMFDAKNMMAACDPRHGRYLTVAAVFRGRMSMKEVDEQMLSVQSKNSSYFVEWIPNNVKTAVCDIPPRGLKMAATFIGNSTAIQELFKRISEQFTAMFRRKAFLHWYTGEGMDEMEFTEAESNMNDLVSEYQQYQDATAEEGEFEEEAEEEVA; encoded by the exons ATGCGGGAGATCGTGCACCTGCAGGCCGGCCAGTGCGGCAACCAGATCGGGGCCAAG TTTTGGGAGGTGATCAGTGACGAGCATGGCATCGACCCCACCGGCACATACCACGGGGACAGTGATCTGCAGCTGGAGAGAATCAACGTGTACTACAATGAGGCCACAG GAGGAAATTACGTTCCCAGAGCCGTGCTGGTGGACCTGGAGCCTGGCACCATGGACTCTGTCCGCTCTGGCCCTTTTGGCCAGATCTTCCGGCCTGACAACTTTGTGTTTG GCCAGTCGGGAGCCGGCAACAACTGGGCCAAAGGCCACTACACGGAGGGCGCCGAGCTGGTGGACGCCGTCCTGGACGTGGTCCGGAAGGAGGCGGAGAGCTGCGACTGCCTGCAGGGCTTCCAGCTGACCCACTCGCTGGGAGGCGGCACGGGGTCCGGGATGGGCACGCTGCTCATCAGCAAGATCCGCGAGGAGTTCCCGGACCGCATCATGAACACCTTCAGCGTGGTGCCGTCGCCCAAGGTGTCGGACACGGTGGTGGAGCCCTACAATGCCACACTGTCGGTGCACCAGCTGGTGGAGAACACGGATGAGACCTACTGCATCGACAACGAGGCCCTGTACGACATCTGCTTCCGCACCCTGAAGCTGACCACGCCCACCTACGGTGACCTCAACCACCTAGTGTCGGCCACCATGAGCGGCGTCACCACCTGCCTGCGCTTCCCGGGCCAGCTGAACGCCGACCTGCGCAAGCTGGCCGTGAACATGGTACCCTTCCCGCGCCTGCACTTCTTCATGCCGGGCTTCGCGCCACTCACCAGCCGCGGCAGCCAGCAGTACCGCGCGCTCACGGTGCCCGAGCTCACGCAGCAGATGTTCGACGCCAAGAACATGATGGCCGCCTGCGACCCGCGCCACGGCCGCTACCTGACCGTGGCCGCCGTCTTCCGCGGCCGCATGTCCATGAAGGAGGTGGACGAGCAGATGCTGAGCGTGCAGAGCAAGAACAGCAGCTACTTCGTCGAGTGGATCCCCAACAACGTGAAGACGGCCGTGTGCGACATCCCGCCGCGGGGGCTCAAGATGGCCGCCACCTTCATCGGCAACAGCACGGCCATCCAGGAGCTGTTCAAGCGCATCTCCGAGCAGTTCACCGCCATGTTCCGGCGCAAGGCCTTCCTGCACTGGTACACGGGCGAGGGCATGGACGAGATGGAGTTCACCGAGGCCGAGAGCAACATGAACGACCTGGTGTCCGAGTACCAGCAGTACCAGGACGCCACGGCCGAGGAGGGCGAGTTCGAGGAGGAGGCCGAGGAGGA